In a genomic window of Quercus lobata isolate SW786 chromosome 4, ValleyOak3.0 Primary Assembly, whole genome shotgun sequence:
- the LOC115983935 gene encoding uncharacterized protein LOC115983935, producing the protein MDVKNAFLNEDLSEAVYMQPPPGLSVDPNKVCHLRRALYGLNQAPRAWFAKFSSTIFRLGYTASPYDSALFLRRTDKGTILLLLYVDDMIITGDDLSGIQELKDFLSQQFEMKDLGHLSYFLGLEITHSTDGLYITQAKYASDLLSRAGLTDSKTVDTPVELNAHLTPSGGKPLSNPSLYRRLVGSLVYLTVTRPDISYAVHQVSQYLSAPRSTHYAAVLRILRYLKGTLFHGLFYSAQSPLVLRAFSDADWAGDPTDRRSTTGYCFLLGSSLISWRSKKQTFVARSSTEAEYRALADTTSELLWLRWLLKDLGVSTSSATPLYCDNQSVIHIAHNDVFHERTKHI; encoded by the coding sequence atggatgttaaAAATGCTTTCCTTAATGAGGATTTGAGTGAAGCAgtctatatgcaacctcctcctggtctctctgttgacccaaacaaggtttgtcatcttcgacgtgcactttatggtcttaaccaagctccacgagcttggtttgccaagttTAGCTCCACTATCTTTCGCTTGGGTTACACTGCTAGTCcgtatgattctgccttatttcttcgtcgtaCTGATAAAGGCACCATTTTGCTTcttctatatgtggatgatatgatcataactggtgatgacctcagtggcattcaagaactcaaggattttctcagtcagcaatttgagatgaaagatcttggacatctcagttatttcttgggtcttgaaattactcattccacagatggtctttatattactcaagccaagtatgcttctgacCTTTTATCTCGAGCTGGCCTCACTGacagcaagactgttgacactccggTTGAACTTAATGCGCATTTGACACCCTcgggggggaaaccattgtctaatccttctctttacagacgattggttggcagcctagtttatctcacagttactcgtccagacatctcctatgctgttcatcaggtgagccagtatctgtctgctccacgatctactcactatgctgctgttctgcgcattcttcgatacctgaagggcactctcttccatggccttttctactcagctcagtctcctcttgtacttcgtgcattttctgatgctgattgggcaggggatcccactgatcgcaggtccactacaggttattgctttctccttggttcttctttaatttcttggcgaagtaagaaacaaacctttgtggcccgctccagtactgaagcagaatatcgtgcccttgctgataccacatctgagctcctttggctacgatggcttcttaaggatttaggtgtgtccacatcctctgctactcccctttattgtgacaaccagagtgtcattcatattgctcacaatgatgtctttcatgaacgaactaaacacatc
- the LOC115986117 gene encoding DNA topoisomerase 3-alpha-like yields the protein MLAIVQEQQRHPVWGPYAQQLLEPGSGLWRNPGNGGHDDKAHPPIHPTKFSFGESGWSQDHHRLYELVVRHFLACASQPAVGAETNVEIDIAGELFSASGRVILAVSYVQKSKKVTD from the exons ATGTTG GCAATTGTGCAAGAACAGCAAAGGCATCCTGTATGGGGACCATATGCACAGCAGTTGTTGGAACCTGGGTCAGGACTTTGGAGAAACCCTGGTAATGGTGGACATGATGACAAGGCCCATCCACCCATTCAtccaacaaaattttcttttggagaATCTGGATGGAGTCAAGATCACCAT AGATTGTATGAGCTGGTTGTTCGCCATTTCCTGGCATGTGCCTCCCAGCCAGCAGTAGGGGCTGAAACTAATGTTGAAATCGACATTGCTGGTGAATTATTTTCTGCATCAGGGAGAGTGATACTAGCTGTGAGTTATGTCCAAAAGTCAAAAAAG GTTACAGActag